Proteins from a genomic interval of Trifolium pratense cultivar HEN17-A07 linkage group LG6, ARS_RC_1.1, whole genome shotgun sequence:
- the LOC123890202 gene encoding albumin-1-like gives MAYVKHALVVIFLAAFVMFPMKKVEGCDKTWCTSINAYCGDGCGCLAWGIFGGNCIYIGHIKKAVREHYNLCESDEDCIKKGSGSICAYYPNSELQHGWCFTSNVEAERYFKVLSNPAVNNFFKKTTYSDEKEFVKMALE, from the exons ATGGCTTATGTTAAGCATGCTTTGGTTGTCATCTTTCTTGCCGCTTTCG TAATGTTTCCGATGAAGAAGGTAGAAGGATGTGACAAGACATGGTGTACCTCAATTAATGCATATTGTGGAGATGGTTGTGGTTGTCTGGCGTGGGGAATTTTTGGTGGTAATTGCATATACATAGGTCATATTAAGAAAGCAGTGAGAGAACATTACAACTTATGTGAATCTGACGAAGACTGCATCAAGAAGGGAAGTGGGAGCATCTGTGCTTATTATCCTAATTCTGAACTCCAACATGGATGGTGTTTTACCTCTAACGTTGAAGCAGAACGCTACTTCAAGGTTCTCTCTAACCCTGCTGTAAATAACTTCTTCAAGAAAACCACTTACTCCGATGAAAAAGAATTTGTGAAGATGGCTCTAGAATGA